From the genome of Methanofervidicoccus abyssi, one region includes:
- a CDS encoding DUF2085 domain-containing protein → MKKKISYVYLIILFLFLIFYIGIFLAPYLYDKNRFLSLLIYGIYSQICHQMPERSYYIFNHKMGVCARCFGIYTGVLLGMLIYPFIRRLDNFKTPNKWYLILALTPMGIDGTTQLLGLRESFNELRFITGFIAGFVALFYILPVFLGVINKEKVFIEMKHTSHQKSK, encoded by the coding sequence ATGAAGAAAAAAATCTCATATGTTTATCTAATTATTCTATTTTTATTCCTAATCTTTTATATAGGTATTTTTTTAGCTCCTTACCTCTACGATAAGAATAGATTTCTATCCCTTCTTATCTACGGCATATACTCACAGATCTGTCATCAAATGCCTGAAAGGAGTTACTACATATTCAACCATAAGATGGGAGTATGTGCCAGATGTTTCGGTATCTACACTGGAGTTCTACTGGGTATGTTGATATATCCTTTTATTAGAAGATTAGATAACTTCAAAACTCCAAATAAGTGGTATTTAATTCTAGCGTTAACTCCCATGGGTATAGACGGTACTACACAGTTGTTAGGTTTAAGGGAGAGTTTCAACGAGTTAAGATTTATAACTGGTTTCATCGCTGGGTTTGTAGCCCTCTTTTATATTTTGCCTGTATTCTTAGGTGTTATTAATAAAGAGAAAGTTTTTATAGAGATGAAACATACTTCTCACCAAAAATCCAAGTAA
- the rimI gene encoding ribosomal protein S18-alanine N-acetyltransferase: MENIKIRKMRDSDILQVIKIEEESFEYTYPPLLIMQVFSSFPEGFLVAEDENTKKLVGYIIGIIEWGHGHIVSIATSKEYRNKGIGTALLKKLEDTLFKKYNVGYIALEVRFNNVDARKFYYKRGYMDKRLLPRYYEDGTDAILMVKKNPYIKLPDTPVIVTMW; this comes from the coding sequence ATGGAAAATATAAAAATCAGAAAGATGAGGGACAGTGATATACTTCAGGTAATAAAGATAGAGGAAGAGTCTTTTGAATACACATATCCTCCTCTGTTGATAATGCAAGTATTTTCTTCATTTCCAGAAGGATTCTTAGTTGCGGAAGACGAAAATACCAAGAAGTTAGTGGGTTATATTATAGGGATTATAGAGTGGGGACATGGGCATATAGTGTCTATTGCAACTTCTAAGGAGTATAGAAATAAAGGTATAGGTACTGCACTCCTGAAGAAACTGGAAGATACTCTATTTAAAAAGTACAACGTTGGATATATAGCCTTAGAGGTGAGGTTCAACAACGTGGATGCAAGGAAGTTCTATTACAAGAGAGGTTACATGGACAAGAGATTACTACCAAGATACTACGAGGACGGTACAGATGCCATTCTAATGGTAAAGAAAAACCCTTACATTAAATTGCCTGATACTCCAGTTATTGTTACTATGTGGTAG
- the cofF gene encoding coenzyme gamma-F420-2:alpha-L-glutamate ligase, translating into MITIISPEGSSTTYALKRAIENLGGRCEVLLLADDKLIVDRNFYIECDVIHSRCSIGNYLGRLTMYSWQVLNALECEGYIFINSLKALYNSSDKFKTIKILSKNKINTPKTALIRDYEDAKRFMEEENLDYPVVLKNSFSKCGVTVKKITSDEELKRYTKNAIWEGMIVQEYIDFRVGDLYRDVRILVVGDEVIGGYSRVSKNFITNLHMGGSIKPVKITEELEDLALRCAQAIGGDIVGIDILPSKEGYYVIETNAAPGIKGFQYLGIDADYRIAEFLIKSSKV; encoded by the coding sequence ATGATAACCATAATAAGTCCAGAAGGTAGTTCCACGACTTATGCTCTAAAGAGGGCTATAGAGAATCTAGGGGGTAGATGTGAGGTTCTGCTATTGGCAGATGATAAATTAATAGTAGATAGAAATTTTTACATAGAATGTGATGTGATACATTCTAGATGTAGCATAGGTAACTATCTAGGCAGATTGACAATGTATTCCTGGCAGGTGTTAAATGCCTTGGAGTGTGAAGGATATATCTTTATAAACAGTTTAAAAGCCTTATATAATTCTTCAGATAAATTTAAAACTATCAAAATACTCTCTAAAAATAAAATAAATACTCCAAAAACAGCCCTAATAAGAGATTACGAAGATGCAAAAAGGTTTATGGAAGAAGAGAATTTGGATTATCCCGTAGTACTGAAGAACTCTTTTTCAAAGTGTGGAGTTACAGTGAAAAAGATAACATCAGATGAGGAGTTAAAAAGATACACCAAAAATGCAATATGGGAGGGGATGATAGTACAGGAGTATATAGATTTCAGGGTTGGAGATCTCTACAGGGATGTCAGGATATTGGTAGTTGGAGATGAAGTGATTGGAGGATACAGTAGGGTTAGTAAGAATTTTATCACAAATCTACACATGGGAGGTTCCATCAAACCTGTAAAAATCACTGAAGAATTAGAAGATTTAGCACTTAGATGTGCCCAGGCTATAGGTGGAGATATAGTAGGGATAGATATACTTCCCTCTAAGGAAGGTTATTACGTTATTGAAACTAACGCTGCACCAGGTATAAAGGGGTTCCAGTACTTAGGTATAGATGCGGATTACAGGATTGCAGAGTTTTTGATAAAGAGTAGTAAGGTATAA
- the hisG gene encoding ATP phosphoribosyltransferase, with product MILLAVPNKGRISEPVIKILEKAGLKMSVKGRSLFAKTVDEDINVMFARARDIPEFVADGVADLGITGYDLVLERGVEDRVEFLLDLNLGKADLVIAAPEDSNISSIDDLKDGMRIATEFPNITRKFLESRNLKLEIIELSGATEIAPFIGIADLISDLTSTGTTLRLNRLKPIVTIVSSTTRLIANKESIKDSKKQMKINQIVTGIKSVLHAQTKRLIMMNAPKEILEDIKKVLPGMSGPTVSQVLSDDSIVAIHAVIDEKEVFSTVAKLEELGAKDILIIPIERIL from the coding sequence TTGATACTTTTGGCAGTGCCAAACAAGGGGAGGATTTCTGAGCCTGTTATCAAGATACTGGAAAAAGCAGGGTTAAAGATGTCTGTTAAGGGAAGAAGTCTATTCGCAAAAACTGTAGATGAAGATATAAATGTGATGTTTGCCAGAGCCAGGGATATTCCAGAGTTTGTGGCAGATGGTGTGGCAGACTTAGGTATCACAGGGTACGACTTAGTACTTGAGAGGGGAGTAGAAGATAGAGTAGAATTCCTTCTAGATCTCAACCTTGGAAAGGCTGATTTAGTAATTGCAGCTCCAGAGGACTCTAACATCTCTTCAATAGATGACTTAAAGGATGGTATGAGAATAGCAACAGAGTTTCCAAATATTACGAGGAAGTTCTTAGAGAGTAGAAACTTGAAGTTGGAAATAATAGAGCTTAGTGGAGCTACTGAAATAGCTCCTTTCATAGGGATTGCAGATCTTATAAGTGATCTAACCTCTACAGGTACTACCCTACGGTTAAACAGGTTAAAACCTATCGTGACAATAGTCTCTTCTACTACAAGGTTGATAGCGAATAAAGAAAGTATAAAAGATTCTAAGAAACAGATGAAGATAAATCAGATAGTTACTGGAATAAAAAGTGTACTCCACGCCCAGACAAAGAGACTTATTATGATGAATGCGCCCAAGGAAATATTGGAGGATATTAAAAAGGTACTACCTGGTATGAGTGGTCCTACAGTTTCACAGGTCCTCTCTGACGACAGTATAGTGGCTATTCATGCAGTGATAGATGAGAAGGAAGTGTTTTCTACAGTGGCTAAATTAGAGGAACTTGGTGCTAAGGATATATTAATAATACCTATTGAGAGAATCTTATAG
- a CDS encoding methyl-coenzyme M reductase glutamine C-methyltransferase has protein sequence MKRITIFSPNCYTYGAMIVGGVLKERFKGKYIIKLVRHLNNNILNLFLKSDVVILSLYSTLHILDNKLKEIIEFVRKQSKKRRDKNIKIYVGGPVSAYPEIVLREMKVDGVILGEGEISTPNVIEGHREGLAYLENGEIIINELKEKPELTSKPLIPDDIGSQNIRGANVYIETHRGCLGNCTFCQVPRFFGRKIRSKPLELVLEEVKEFKKKGVKRIAVSGGTGSLYNFKKDVNKSAFIELLEGIAEIVGSRNLSVPDMRVDYVDEDILGAIKKYTIGWVFYGIESGSDRILKSMKKGTNREKNLYAIQLAKENDVKVGGSFIVGYPGEREIDYLLTKDFIVEAELDDIFVSIAEPIPKTELCNLVIKTPLEENLTFKPHLGNYRRFNLTESEARCLDLMLHGEQWKPKPSVITKSKFLLYLNEAKRQGEDIRNITRLIFKYRDCLM, from the coding sequence ATGAAAAGAATAACAATATTTTCTCCTAACTGTTATACCTACGGTGCTATGATCGTTGGAGGGGTGCTTAAAGAGAGATTTAAAGGTAAATACATCATAAAACTTGTTAGACATTTAAATAACAACATTCTCAATCTCTTTTTAAAGTCTGATGTTGTCATATTAAGTTTATACTCCACTTTACATATTTTAGACAACAAATTAAAGGAAATTATTGAATTTGTAAGAAAACAGAGTAAAAAAAGAAGAGATAAAAATATTAAAATTTACGTTGGAGGTCCTGTATCTGCCTATCCAGAGATAGTTCTCAGGGAGATGAAGGTAGATGGGGTGATACTAGGAGAAGGGGAAATCTCGACTCCAAATGTGATAGAGGGGCATAGGGAGGGCCTGGCGTATTTAGAGAATGGGGAGATAATAATAAACGAGTTAAAGGAAAAACCTGAGCTGACCTCAAAACCTCTTATACCAGATGATATAGGTAGTCAGAACATCAGAGGGGCAAATGTATATATAGAAACCCACAGAGGATGCTTAGGTAACTGCACTTTCTGTCAAGTTCCAAGGTTCTTTGGAAGAAAGATAAGGAGTAAGCCCTTAGAACTTGTATTAGAAGAGGTAAAGGAGTTTAAAAAGAAAGGCGTTAAGAGAATAGCAGTTAGTGGAGGTACAGGGAGCCTTTACAACTTCAAGAAGGATGTAAATAAAAGTGCATTTATTGAACTTCTCGAAGGTATAGCAGAGATCGTTGGAAGTAGGAACCTCTCTGTACCTGATATGAGAGTGGATTACGTCGATGAAGATATACTAGGGGCCATAAAGAAATATACTATTGGTTGGGTATTTTATGGTATAGAGAGTGGAAGTGATAGGATACTGAAATCTATGAAGAAGGGAACTAATAGGGAGAAGAATCTATACGCTATACAACTGGCAAAAGAGAATGATGTAAAGGTAGGAGGTAGTTTTATAGTGGGATATCCTGGAGAGAGGGAGATCGACTATCTACTAACTAAAGACTTTATAGTAGAGGCCGAGTTAGATGATATCTTTGTATCTATAGCCGAACCTATACCTAAAACAGAGTTGTGCAACTTAGTAATTAAAACACCTCTTGAGGAGAATCTAACATTTAAACCTCATTTAGGAAATTATAGACGTTTTAATCTGACAGAGAGTGAGGCTAGATGTCTCGACCTTATGCTCCATGGTGAGCAGTGGAAACCTAAGCCTTCTGTTATTACAAAGAGTAAGTTTTTACTGTATTTAAATGAGGCTAAGAGACAGGGAGAGGATATAAGGAATATTACAAGGTTAATATTCAAGTATAGAGATTGTTTGATGTGA
- the fsa gene encoding fructose-6-phosphate aldolase — translation MKFFLDTANVEKIREFVQLGIVDGVTTNPTLIAKEGRDFQEVVREICSIVKGPVSVEATALDTEGMVKEAREFSKLADNIVVKIPMTKEGIKAVNILSKEGIKTNVTLVFSANQALIAAKAGATYVSPFVGRLDDNGQEGMELVKEVVSIFKNYEIETEVIVASIRHPRHVIEAAKIGAHIATIPFEVLEKMFHHPLTDRGIEIFKRDWENYLKNRSK, via the coding sequence GTGAAATTTTTCTTAGATACTGCAAATGTGGAGAAGATAAGAGAATTTGTCCAATTAGGTATAGTTGATGGAGTTACAACAAACCCAACACTCATTGCAAAGGAAGGTAGAGATTTCCAAGAGGTAGTTAGAGAGATATGTTCCATTGTAAAAGGGCCTGTAAGTGTAGAGGCGACTGCGTTAGATACTGAAGGTATGGTCAAAGAAGCCAGAGAATTCTCAAAACTTGCCGACAATATCGTAGTTAAGATACCTATGACTAAGGAAGGTATAAAAGCTGTAAATATTCTCTCAAAGGAAGGTATAAAAACTAACGTTACCCTTGTATTCTCCGCAAATCAGGCGTTAATTGCTGCGAAGGCTGGAGCAACTTATGTCTCTCCCTTCGTTGGTAGATTAGATGATAACGGACAGGAAGGTATGGAACTGGTAAAGGAAGTAGTAAGTATATTCAAGAACTACGAAATAGAAACTGAAGTTATTGTAGCATCCATCAGACATCCACGTCATGTAATCGAAGCTGCGAAGATCGGTGCCCATATCGCTACTATACCATTCGAGGTACTGGAGAAAATGTTCCACCACCCATTAACAGATAGAGGTATAGAGATCTTCAAGAGGGACTGGGAGAACTACTTAAAAAATAGAAGCAAATAG
- a CDS encoding sulfide-dependent adenosine diphosphate thiazole synthase: MENKLKKVEEREITIAILNSSFKMWMDILDVDVVIVGGGPSGLTASKYLAEKGVKVIVLERHLSFGGGIWGGGMGFPYITVQEPAHEILKDFNVKLENVGKGLYVANSVEVAAKLGCGAIDAGARILTGIVVEDVILKENRVCGVVINSYSIEKAGLHIDPLTIDAKYVVDATGHEASVSNILAMKNKELKLEIPGERSLWAEKGENSLLRNTREIFPGLYVCGMAANATHGGYRMGAVFGGMFLSGKKVANLILEDLKEK; this comes from the coding sequence ATGGAAAATAAACTAAAGAAGGTAGAAGAAAGGGAAATAACCATTGCAATTTTAAACTCTTCCTTTAAGATGTGGATGGATATATTGGATGTAGATGTAGTGATTGTAGGAGGAGGTCCCAGTGGATTAACAGCATCTAAGTATTTAGCAGAAAAAGGTGTCAAAGTTATAGTTTTAGAGAGACACCTTTCATTTGGAGGAGGTATTTGGGGAGGAGGAATGGGATTCCCTTATATTACAGTACAGGAACCTGCTCATGAGATCCTAAAGGATTTCAATGTTAAGTTAGAGAATGTAGGTAAGGGATTGTACGTAGCTAACTCCGTTGAAGTTGCGGCAAAGTTAGGTTGTGGAGCTATAGATGCGGGAGCGAGGATCCTTACTGGTATCGTGGTTGAAGATGTTATCTTAAAGGAGAACAGGGTATGTGGAGTTGTAATAAACTCCTACTCTATTGAAAAGGCAGGTCTCCATATAGATCCCCTTACAATAGATGCGAAATATGTAGTAGATGCAACTGGACATGAAGCTTCAGTTTCAAATATTCTTGCAATGAAGAATAAGGAGTTAAAATTGGAGATTCCAGGGGAAAGATCCTTGTGGGCTGAAAAGGGAGAAAATTCACTATTGAGGAATACTAGAGAAATATTTCCAGGACTATACGTCTGTGGTATGGCGGCAAATGCTACCCATGGAGGATACAGGATGGGGGCTGTCTTTGGAGGTATGTTCCTTTCTGGAAAGAAGGTGGCTAATCTAATCTTGGAAGATTTGAAAGAGAAATAA
- the argB gene encoding acetylglutamate kinase, giving the protein MNNSLKAEVLVEALPYICKFQDHRIVIKYGGHAMVNKEAKNWIAQDIVLLRFVGINPVVVHGGGPEIDAAMRKMGKEPEFIHGLRVTDEETMEIVKMILVGKINGDIVSKLGKYGGKAIGLSGKSGYLIKAKKKKGYIIKDNKKIEIDLGKVGDVEEINTELIDILLEKKYIPVISPIGIDDKGDIFNLNADMVAGDIAAAIGAKKLIMITDVDGIMKNIEDPSTLFKKLTISEAEELIKEGMISGGMIPKVEACINALKKGVESVHIINGKIPHSILLEIFTEEGIGTMIVKD; this is encoded by the coding sequence ATAAATAACTCCCTCAAAGCAGAGGTACTGGTGGAAGCGCTACCTTATATATGTAAGTTTCAAGATCACAGGATCGTAATAAAGTACGGGGGCCATGCCATGGTAAATAAAGAGGCTAAAAATTGGATAGCACAGGATATAGTTCTCCTAAGATTCGTTGGTATCAATCCTGTCGTTGTCCATGGAGGAGGTCCTGAAATAGACGCTGCAATGAGAAAGATGGGAAAAGAACCTGAGTTTATCCATGGTTTAAGAGTGACTGACGAAGAGACGATGGAGATCGTTAAAATGATTCTCGTTGGAAAGATCAACGGTGATATTGTATCAAAACTTGGAAAATACGGTGGTAAGGCTATAGGACTCTCTGGAAAATCTGGATATCTAATTAAGGCTAAAAAGAAGAAAGGGTATATTATAAAAGACAACAAAAAGATAGAGATTGATTTAGGTAAAGTTGGTGATGTGGAGGAGATAAATACTGAGTTAATAGACATACTACTGGAGAAAAAGTATATCCCTGTAATATCCCCTATTGGAATAGATGACAAAGGTGATATATTTAACTTAAATGCAGACATGGTTGCAGGAGACATTGCTGCAGCTATCGGTGCAAAGAAGTTGATAATGATCACAGACGTTGATGGAATTATGAAAAATATAGAAGATCCGTCTACACTCTTTAAAAAACTTACAATCTCCGAGGCAGAAGAGCTGATAAAGGAAGGAATGATTTCTGGAGGGATGATACCGAAGGTTGAGGCGTGTATAAATGCTCTAAAAAAAGGTGTAGAGAGTGTCCATATTATAAATGGTAAGATACCCCACTCCATCCTTTTGGAGATATTTACAGAGGAAGGTATTGGAACTATGATTGTTAAGGATTAA
- a CDS encoding 4Fe-4S binding protein, whose product MVGKKTLRLIFKHLIQKEKSKKVVVKEEYPNLNSCIVCGLCSKVCPTGAIKLFKFRNIICENCGACIDVCPNNAITLDRFRVDKERCIKCGYCGIVCTLPVIKEEIPKPKTPVLVEDRCNRCGLCIKRCPEGAVYLKDDKVFIDEDRCKMCLSCINICPMKAIYSPTDYIKYLMVSIDIYSCISCRECEYVCPLNKHIAP is encoded by the coding sequence GTGGTAGGTAAAAAGACACTAAGATTGATATTTAAACATCTAATTCAAAAGGAAAAATCTAAAAAAGTAGTAGTAAAGGAAGAATATCCAAATTTAAACAGTTGTATAGTTTGTGGTTTATGCAGTAAAGTATGTCCCACCGGGGCTATTAAATTGTTTAAATTTAGAAATATAATCTGTGAAAATTGTGGAGCATGTATAGACGTATGTCCCAATAATGCTATAACTTTAGATAGATTTAGGGTAGATAAAGAGAGATGTATAAAATGTGGATACTGTGGGATAGTATGTACTCTACCTGTTATTAAGGAGGAAATTCCTAAACCAAAAACACCTGTTTTAGTAGAAGATAGATGTAACCGTTGTGGTCTCTGTATAAAAAGATGTCCTGAAGGTGCAGTATATCTAAAAGATGATAAAGTGTTTATTGACGAGGATAGATGTAAAATGTGTCTATCCTGTATTAACATCTGTCCCATGAAAGCTATTTACTCTCCTACAGATTATATAAAATACCTTATGGTAAGTATCGATATATATTCCTGTATATCCTGTAGGGAGTGTGAATACGTATGTCCCTTAAATAAACATATAGCACCTTAA
- a CDS encoding ABC transporter permease, whose protein sequence is MVELIYGFIFILIAIILSIKEEIRLEKEILYSAILALIQLIILGYVLIYIFEYGGIVITYIMVLLMILTATYIVNSKMNAKIKENKRYNKRYMFLYISLTLLTVTFFTLMVLRFSHVVPYEPRYIIPLIGMIVGNSMNAIHLVLDKIVDHIRSNRSILWGYLALGASEFQALRPFMRVAITSSVTPMMNMMKSVGIIFIPGAMTGMILAGADPLYAAKIQVIIMWMVLGTALLSGLILCYLSYRELIRL, encoded by the coding sequence ATGGTTGAGTTAATTTATGGTTTTATCTTTATACTTATTGCTATAATTCTATCTATTAAGGAGGAAATCAGATTAGAGAAAGAGATTCTATATTCTGCCATCCTGGCACTTATTCAACTTATAATATTAGGCTATGTTCTTATCTACATCTTCGAATATGGAGGAATTGTAATTACCTATATTATGGTACTTCTGATGATACTTACTGCAACCTACATCGTCAACAGTAAAATGAATGCTAAAATTAAGGAAAATAAAAGGTATAATAAAAGATACATGTTTCTTTATATCTCTCTAACACTCCTAACAGTTACCTTCTTTACCTTGATGGTATTGAGGTTTTCCCATGTAGTACCCTACGAACCAAGGTACATCATTCCCTTGATAGGTATGATTGTTGGAAACTCCATGAATGCTATTCACCTCGTACTAGATAAGATCGTAGATCATATTAGATCCAACAGGAGTATACTCTGGGGATATTTAGCTTTAGGTGCATCTGAATTTCAGGCATTGAGACCTTTTATGAGGGTGGCAATTACCTCCTCTGTCACACCTATGATGAACATGATGAAGTCTGTAGGTATTATATTTATACCAGGAGCTATGACAGGTATGATACTTGCTGGTGCAGATCCCCTATATGCGGCGAAAATTCAGGTTATAATTATGTGGATGGTGCTGGGAACTGCCCTACTCTCAGGTTTAATACTCTGCTACCTGTCTTACCGGGAATTGATCAGGTTATAA
- the artE gene encoding archaeosortase family protein ArtE, which produces MFILKFIVYMIVIYSILKPFENHLVYNVAYQSYLLLKIFTDTSYSGNHIYLNRFDIEIVAPCTGIIFISLYLALLLSLSKNIKEVIAGVPLLVIIYLGNILRIFLTGFFGEIFSEKVQWVHEVVGYLILPIFSVIATLMYLKILSRMRSK; this is translated from the coding sequence ATCTTTATCCTGAAGTTTATAGTATACATGATAGTTATATATTCTATATTAAAACCCTTTGAAAATCATTTAGTATATAATGTAGCATACCAGAGTTATCTACTTCTGAAGATTTTTACCGATACATCCTACTCTGGAAATCATATATACCTGAATAGGTTCGATATAGAAATAGTGGCTCCCTGTACGGGGATAATATTTATTTCCCTCTATTTAGCACTATTACTCTCCCTATCTAAGAATATTAAAGAAGTTATTGCTGGAGTTCCTTTACTTGTGATAATCTATCTGGGAAATATTTTAAGGATATTTCTAACTGGGTTCTTTGGAGAGATCTTCAGTGAGAAGGTTCAGTGGGTGCATGAAGTTGTGGGATATTTAATACTACCTATCTTTTCAGTGATTGCTACTCTGATGTATCTTAAGATTCTATCCAGGATGAGAAGTAAATAA
- a CDS encoding methionine adenosyltransferase, translated as MVNIVVRKLDTTPVEERPIEIVERKGLGHPDSICDGIAESVSAALCRMYKEKVGTILHHNTDQVELVGGHAYPKLGGGLVVTPIYILISGRATMEILNRENGEIVKLPTATVAIEAARSYLKKILKNIDIDKDVVIDCRMGQGSMDLIEVFERKKSEIPLANDTSFGVGYAPLSTTEKLVLETERFLNSEELKKEIPAVGEDIKVMGLREGKKITLTIAMAVVDRYVKSIEEYYEIKKKVKEKVEKLAKEIAGDYDVEICINTADSGDSVYLTVTGTSAEMGDDGSVGRGNRVNGLITPFRPMSMEAASGKNPVNHVGKIYNILANIIANNIAEIGGVKECYVRILSQIGKPINEPKILDIEVITEEGYNLEDIEPRAKDIAKKWLDKIPEVMERVINGEIKTF; from the coding sequence GTGGTAAATATAGTAGTTAGAAAATTAGATACTACTCCTGTAGAAGAGAGGCCTATTGAAATCGTAGAGAGAAAGGGCTTAGGCCATCCGGACAGTATCTGCGATGGTATAGCTGAAAGTGTAAGTGCTGCACTCTGTAGGATGTATAAGGAGAAAGTAGGTACTATACTTCACCATAATACAGACCAGGTTGAACTTGTGGGAGGTCATGCCTATCCAAAATTAGGAGGAGGTCTTGTGGTAACTCCTATTTATATCCTTATATCTGGAAGGGCAACCATGGAGATACTAAACAGGGAAAATGGAGAGATCGTTAAATTACCTACTGCCACTGTTGCCATCGAGGCTGCAAGGTCTTATTTGAAAAAGATACTGAAAAACATAGATATAGATAAAGACGTTGTAATAGATTGTAGGATGGGACAGGGGTCCATGGATTTAATTGAAGTATTTGAGAGGAAAAAATCTGAGATCCCGTTGGCAAATGACACCTCTTTTGGAGTAGGATACGCTCCACTTAGTACCACAGAAAAATTAGTCTTAGAGACAGAGAGATTCCTAAACAGTGAGGAGTTAAAGAAGGAGATTCCTGCAGTTGGAGAGGATATAAAGGTTATGGGTCTAAGGGAAGGGAAAAAGATTACTTTAACTATAGCCATGGCTGTAGTAGATAGATATGTAAAATCCATCGAAGAGTACTACGAGATAAAGAAAAAGGTTAAAGAAAAGGTGGAGAAGTTGGCTAAGGAGATAGCAGGGGATTACGATGTAGAAATATGTATAAACACTGCAGATAGTGGTGACAGTGTATATTTAACGGTAACTGGAACTTCGGCAGAGATGGGAGACGACGGTTCAGTTGGAAGGGGAAATAGAGTGAATGGACTGATCACACCTTTTAGGCCCATGAGTATGGAAGCAGCTAGTGGTAAAAATCCAGTAAATCATGTTGGAAAGATATACAATATACTAGCTAATATAATAGCCAATAATATAGCAGAGATAGGAGGTGTTAAGGAGTGTTACGTTAGAATACTCAGTCAGATAGGGAAACCTATAAATGAACCGAAGATCTTAGATATAGAGGTGATAACTGAAGAAGGTTATAACTTAGAGGATATAGAACCTAGGGCAAAAGATATTGCAAAAAAATGGTTAGATAAGATCCCGGAGGTTATGGAGAGGGTTATAAATGGAGAGATTAAAACATTTTAA
- a CDS encoding NOL1/NOP2/sun family putative RNA methylase, which translates to MQYLRVNTLKISPQELKDRLESKGIVLEDTYLDYMFKIVKSPYSPGSTPEYLFGYYYLQNISSTVPPLVLNPSVEDMVLDMCAAPGGKTTHMAQLMNNEGIIVANDMKKERLKSLSSNIQRLGIKNVVILNMDALKLDKLQIYYDKILLDAPCTGNPIKGRSRKITRKDIEYCSRRQKSLLDVGLNILEIGGELVYSTCSLEVEENEEVVHYILDKRNDIQLVDISDFIKETKEINIKEGGIKGTLRIYPPDEPFFIAKFRKVE; encoded by the coding sequence ATGCAGTATCTCAGGGTAAATACCTTAAAGATATCTCCTCAAGAGTTGAAAGATAGATTAGAGAGTAAGGGGATAGTATTAGAAGATACCTACTTAGATTACATGTTTAAGATAGTGAAATCTCCCTATTCTCCAGGTTCCACTCCGGAGTATTTATTCGGATATTATTACCTACAGAACATATCTTCTACAGTACCTCCTCTTGTATTAAATCCATCCGTTGAGGATATGGTATTGGACATGTGTGCAGCACCTGGAGGTAAAACCACTCACATGGCTCAGTTGATGAACAATGAGGGGATTATAGTGGCCAACGACATGAAAAAGGAGAGGTTGAAGAGTTTGTCATCCAATATCCAGAGACTTGGTATCAAAAACGTTGTAATCCTAAATATGGATGCTCTTAAGTTAGATAAACTTCAGATATACTACGATAAAATACTCTTAGATGCTCCCTGTACAGGAAACCCAATAAAGGGCAGAAGTAGGAAGATTACCAGGAAGGATATAGAGTATTGCTCAAGGAGACAGAAAAGTTTATTAGATGTAGGTCTCAACATTCTCGAGATAGGAGGGGAGTTGGTATACAGCACATGCTCTCTGGAGGTGGAAGAAAACGAAGAGGTAGTTCATTACATCTTGGATAAAAGGAATGACATCCAGTTGGTAGATATCAGTGATTTCATAAAAGAAACTAAGGAGATAAATATAAAAGAAGGGGGGATAAAAGGTACTCTAAGAATATATCCCCCAGATGAACCTTTCTTCATTGCAAAGTTTAGAAAGGTGGAGTAA